Genomic segment of Saprospira sp. CCB-QB6:
GCAAAGCCGATGGTAAAGCTGGGCACGGCTTGGCTAGATTCTTCGGCCATCAGGGCCGTAACGAGGCCAGAATCTACACCACCGCTCAGGAAGCAAGCGATAGGGACATCACTTACTAGACGTTTGCGGATAGCTTTTCGGAGCATATTTTCGGTTTGGGTCAAAGCCTCCTCCAAATTGATATTTAAGGTTTCTTTCTTTTTCAGGCTCCAGTAGCTGGTCAATTGAGGTTCTCCGCTTTCCAATTGAAGTTGAAGAACTTGAGCGGGCGGAATTTGTTTAATTTCCTGCCAGATAGTATGTGGTTGAGGGCTAGACAGCTCAGTGAGATAGTAATCGAGGCTAGCCAGATCGAGCTGGGCATTGGGAAGTTGTGCCTTAACGATGCGAATATCGGAAGAGAAATAAAGCGCTTGGCCCGTCCAGCTGTAATAAAGGGGTTTTTTGCCTAGGCGGTCGCGAACCAAGAAAAGTTTATTTTCCTTTTGGTCGAAAAGGGCAAAGGCAAACATTCCGTCAATCTTATCCAGCATTGTTTGTAGGCCCCATTGTTCGTAAGCGGCCATAATGACTTCTGTATCGCTAAGCGTATTGAGTTTGACGTACTCCTGACTTAGTTCTGTTCGGATAGCTTGGTAATTATAGATTTCTCCATTGAAGCTGATCCAGCAGCGGCCGCTAGCAGAAGGCATAGGTTGTCGGCCTTCTTCAGAGAGTTCAATAATAGACAAGCGGCGGTGGAAGAATTCTAATTGTCCAGCGGGCAGAGCAAAAGATTTTTCGCCTTGGGCTTCTGGTCCTCTTCTTTCCAGTGATTTAAAAATAAATTCCTTTTGAGCGGGAGAAAAAGCTTGGCCCGATCGATTAAATTGTCCAGCGATACCACACATAGAAATTAGTTCAAGAGTTTAATATTAGCTTTGCGTAAGATATAAAAAGCTGTTCGGTAGTTAATCAAATGTTTGGGGGCAATTTTTATGGCTTGCAGTGCAGCAAAAAATGCAGATCGATATAAATGCTGATACATATAACTAGCAGCATATTCTCGGTAGAGTAAGTCGGGAGTTTGGCGATAAGGTTGGCAAAGCACTTCCAACTGCTCCAAAACGCGTTCTTCTTCGCCTAATTGCAAGGCATCTTGGCCTTTATCTTTGCGTTCTTGGGCCAGCCACTGTACTAGTTTATGACCTACCGCATTTTCCGCCTTTAGGGTTTTAGAAAAGGAGTTATTGAGTTGGCGGTAAGCATAAAGATTATCGGGTAGATTTGTTGCGGGCATAAGCTCTAGCATTCGACAAGATAAATCGTAATCTTCATTGCCAATTCGATTAAAAAAATGGCGATAGCCCCCTACTTTATGAAATAGGCTTGCTCGATAAATCATAGTTGCTCCACAAAATTGATTATGCTGCGTTATCTGGGCTTTGATTATTTTGGGGTCGCTTTCCTTTTGGTATACAGCAATTCGTTGCCCTTTAGCTGAGATCGATTCGTAGGCGGTTCCACAAAATCCAAATTCTGGATGGGCCAGTAAAAAGTTCATTTGCAGCTCAAAGCGATTTGGGGCCGAGTAGTCATCTGCATCATGTACAGAGAGAAACTCTCCATTAGCCTTTTCTTTGAGTAAACGGTTAATGGTTTTTATTTTGCCTCTATTTTTATCGTTATGATCTGTTTTAAAGCGTTTATCTTTGGCAGCCCATTGGTCCAGAATAGCGCGACTGTTATCACTGGAGCCATCATCCGCCAGCCAAAACTCTACAGGCTCATAAGTTTGCTTAGCCAGAGCAGTTAGGCAGTCTTCTAAGTAAGGAGCTGCGTTATAGACAGAGAGGACTACGGAAAGTAACGGCTTTGTCATCTTAGTGCTGTAATTTTTTTACTAAATTTCCTATTCTGGAGAGGACCACCTCCCGACCGTATATCTTTTCTAACTGGCCTCTATTATGTTCCATCTCTTTAGCGTTTCCTACTGGGAAATCCATTCCCTTTTTTAGGGTTTGAGTAGAGTGAACTTTGAGGCCTTGTTCTAGGCAAAACTTATAGAGCACACCCTCTGGATGTAAATAGGTGTGCATCCCTAAATAGAGTACGGTAATTAGCGTACCTAAAGCTTCTTGACGCTTTGTATTGAGCACGGCAATATTGCATGCCAAGAGCTGCTTTAAATAATCGGCTTTTGGCAGCACTTCTTTTTGCAAAATCAATTGTTGGCCAAAGAGCTTGGGGGCTTCTTCGGCCAAAGCAGCTTTGCAGTATTTATTGCCATAAGCCATGGGGATAAATATAGGATGCGGATAGTTTAATGCTTTAATTTGGGGTAAAATATCCAGATGATTGCAGGTGAAAAAAGCGGCATGCCCCACAAACATTCCTTGGCCCAAAGGAATATCTTTTTTGTAAAAATCTCCAACGAACATATCCACCGCACCATAGTTTACCCACTGATAATCTGCATTCAAATTGGGAAGGCTGCTCAAGATTTCCCTCTCAGGGGGAAGTATAGTCGATACATAATCTATTTTCGAAAATGCTTGTTCTCTCAGGGGCTGTTTGTCTTTAGCAATCCGTCGGTTGAAGTAAGCCGCTTGCAGGGCAGGAAACTGATGCAAAAGCTTATACAGCGTTATTTTGACCGTTCTTAATAAAACACTTCTATTTTGCTGATTGGCCTGATATGATTTTGGTTCCAAAATGGTCTCATCAGAACAGTAAATATGGTTGGCGCCCAAATCGCTTCCCCAGCTGCACCAAACAACTTTTTGCCCAAGGCTAGCCTGAGCAGCCACCCAAAGATTGTTTTCACTCAATGAGTGAAAAATTACCGCCTCATGTTTGGCTAATGCCTCTTTTGCCTCTGTCTTAGTTAGCTTTTCCATTTCTGGCTCCAGCTTAAAAGAAACATAGGCGTCTTTTTCCTTTACCAAAACATAGCGATTTTGGCCAGGAGCAACCGCCTCATAAAGATCTATGATGATTCGATGAAAGACGCTATCTCGACAAAAGTGCAAGATTTGTTTTTGTTCAGCCATTTCGCTTTTTATCTAAAGTTGCTCTAAACTCCAGTGGATATCTGGTTTTACTACTCCCTCTTTGGCTCCCTGCCACCCAAAACCAGAGCTTCTACGCACCACCTCAAAGTTGAGGCTGCTCCCATGACGGTAAAGTAAGCTAGCTTTATTTTTGACGATAAAAATCTTGTCTAAGCTATAATTCCCCTCATGTAGAAGGTTGGCAGGAATAGTGGCTTTGTAATGCAATAGGCCCTTTCTCGATGCAGGAATATCATTTTGCAAAGCGGAGCTGGCCATAAACACAAAGTTGTTCATTTCATCATAGAAATGAAAGGTAAAATCTACCTGTTCTTCCCCTTCGGTCAATTTTTCAATCACAAAGTCAAGCTCTACGGCATCCCCTTGCTCAATCATTTCCCGGCTGCTGCTTGCCCCTGCTTTTTTCACCTTGGCTGAAAGCAATTTGACTTCATGCGTACCTGGCGCCTCTTCTCTGGACCACTCAATTTCTCGACTTTCTTCTACATAGTTGTCCAAATAGTTTTGCACTGCTGCATCCGCCGTTCCTTGAAACTGCATTTGGCCATTTTTGAGCACTAAGCCCTTATTACAAAGCGCCCGAACACTGCCCATATTATGGCTCACAAACAAAACGGTCCGTCCTTCTCCACTACTCACATCTTTCATTTTACCCACGGCCTTTTTCTGAAATTCGGCATCGCCTACGGCCAAAACCTCATCTACGATTAAGATTTCAGGCTCTAAAAAGGCCGCAACGGCAAAGCCCAAACGCACTCGCATACCCGATGAATAGCGCTTAACAGGCGTGTCTACATACATAGCGCAGCCAGCAAAGTCTACAATTTCATCAAATTTGCGGCGAATCTCTCTTTTTGTCATTCCCATGATGGCCCCATTGAGAAAAATATTTTCTCTGGCAGTCATCTCAGGATGCATGCCCGTTCCTACCTCCAACAAAGAGGCAATTCGGCCCTTGGCTTTAATAAAACCTTGAGTAGGGGCGGTAATTCTAGAAATTAGCTTGAGTAAGGTCGATTTTCCCGCTCCGTTTTTACCAATAATCCCCAAGACTTCGCCCTGTTCTACCTTGAAATTGATATCTCTCAAGGCCCAAACAAAATCAGATTCGGCCTTTTTGGTGCGGTCGTTTTCTTGGCCCACCAAAGAAAAGGGATCGTCTTTTCCCCGCATTTTGGCCCACCAACGATTCAAATCATGGGAAATCGTGCCTGTTCCAATTTCTCCCAGACGATATTGCTTAGAGAGCTTTTCTACACTTAAGGCTATTTTTGACATGACTGTATTTTAAAGCAGATTGTTGTTAATTTTATTTTTTGGGGCCTCCGCTGCGGCTTCGCCTTGCGGCGCTACGTTTCAGGGCTCGCAAGCCTGCTCGGCCCTGCGCAAAAAAACAAGTTTTTTGCTGGGTCTGGCGCTTTGCGCCACCCTTTCACATCGCTAGGCCAAGGAGCGCCTAGCCCTGCAGCCCAAAGCTATCGGTTCCGATGAGCGGCTTAGGGGCCCGAAATGGGTGGCCCGTAGGGCCAGACCAAGCCGCCCTAGGCGGCGAAGGGCCGAGCGACCTGCGAGCCCTGAAGGGGCCCGGCGGGCGAAGCCCGCAAGCCCCTAAACAGTATCCATAAAACTGCGTTCCGTCTTATTAAAGATAAAAACACCTAGAAAAAGGACCACAAAAGCGAAAGTTGCCGCATAGGCAAAGCCTGTCCAGCTCAGTTCGCCACGGCCCAAAAAAGCATATTTAAAGCCCTCAATAACTTGGGCCAAAGGATTGTAGTAAATGACCTTTTTGAGCAAGGGTTGGTCAATCATGCTCATGGGGTAAATGATGGGACTGGCATACATCAATAGCTGCACACCAAATTGGACCAAAAACTTAAGGTCGCGGTATTTAGTGGTTAGCGAGGTAAAAATAAGCCCAAACCCCAAACCCAGAGCAGCCATCAGTAGGATGTAAACGGGCACCAAAGCCAAGGCCGCATTGGGCGCCAAATCTACCTCTTTGATAAAAAAGTAGACATAAACGGCCATAAAGAGCATAAACTGAATCGCAAACTTAATAAGACCAGCCACCACCTTAGAGAGTGGCATAATAAGGCGAGGAAAATAGACCTTGCCAAACATATCTTGGTTAAGCGAAAAAGTATCAGAGGTTTGCATAAAACAATCTGAAAAATAATTCCAGATAATAATGCCCGATAAATAAAAGAGCGGCTGAGGGATGTCATCTGTGGGCAGGCCCGCAATATTGCCAAAAATGACCACATAAACCAACATGGTCATAATGGGCTGCACAAAAAACCAGATGGGGCCCAGCACAGTTTGTTTATAAACGGTCACTACATCTCTGCGAACAAACATCTGCAGCAGGTCGCGATAGCGCCAAAGCTCGGCCAAATCTAGGGACCAAAGCGAGCGTTTGGGGCCAATCACTAAGCTCCAGTTTTCTTCTGTTTCTTTCATTACTTTCTTTTAAAATAAAGGCTAAGGTGATAAAGTACATCTTTTAAATGAAGCCAAGGGGCCTTGTATTGCCCCAAACCAAAGGCATAGGTAAAATAAGCCCATTTCTTTTTTAGGTATTCAGCCAGTGCTTTTTCTTTGAGGGCCAAGATAAGATATTCTCGATAAAGTTGCAGCAGCAGGGCTTCAACGGCCCGTCTTTCGGCCTCGCCCTGCATGTTTTGGGCCAAAATACGGTAGGTTTTTAGGGCCTTCTCTCGGCGGCCAAACTGTGCCAAACTAGAGAATACCCCCCCTGCATGCAAGCGATAAGTAGAAGGCGAAATCGTTCGGCTGAACAGCGCCTTGCCAAAATTAAGGGCAAAATAAAAGTAAAGGGTATCCCCATTGAACACCTCGGCAAAGCGTTTGGGGGCCGTT
This window contains:
- a CDS encoding glycosyltransferase family 2 protein → MTKPLLSVVLSVYNAAPYLEDCLTALAKQTYEPVEFWLADDGSSDNSRAILDQWAAKDKRFKTDHNDKNRGKIKTINRLLKEKANGEFLSVHDADDYSAPNRFELQMNFLLAHPEFGFCGTAYESISAKGQRIAVYQKESDPKIIKAQITQHNQFCGATMIYRASLFHKVGGYRHFFNRIGNEDYDLSCRMLELMPATNLPDNLYAYRQLNNSFSKTLKAENAVGHKLVQWLAQERKDKGQDALQLGEEERVLEQLEVLCQPYRQTPDLLYREYAASYMYQHLYRSAFFAALQAIKIAPKHLINYRTAFYILRKANIKLLN
- a CDS encoding TDP-N-acetylfucosamine:lipid II N-acetylfucosaminyltransferase codes for the protein MAEQKQILHFCRDSVFHRIIIDLYEAVAPGQNRYVLVKEKDAYVSFKLEPEMEKLTKTEAKEALAKHEAVIFHSLSENNLWVAAQASLGQKVVWCSWGSDLGANHIYCSDETILEPKSYQANQQNRSVLLRTVKITLYKLLHQFPALQAAYFNRRIAKDKQPLREQAFSKIDYVSTILPPEREILSSLPNLNADYQWVNYGAVDMFVGDFYKKDIPLGQGMFVGHAAFFTCNHLDILPQIKALNYPHPIFIPMAYGNKYCKAALAEEAPKLFGQQLILQKEVLPKADYLKQLLACNIAVLNTKRQEALGTLITVLYLGMHTYLHPEGVLYKFCLEQGLKVHSTQTLKKGMDFPVGNAKEMEHNRGQLEKIYGREVVLSRIGNLVKKLQH
- a CDS encoding ABC transporter ATP-binding protein; the encoded protein is MSKIALSVEKLSKQYRLGEIGTGTISHDLNRWWAKMRGKDDPFSLVGQENDRTKKAESDFVWALRDINFKVEQGEVLGIIGKNGAGKSTLLKLISRITAPTQGFIKAKGRIASLLEVGTGMHPEMTARENIFLNGAIMGMTKREIRRKFDEIVDFAGCAMYVDTPVKRYSSGMRVRLGFAVAAFLEPEILIVDEVLAVGDAEFQKKAVGKMKDVSSGEGRTVLFVSHNMGSVRALCNKGLVLKNGQMQFQGTADAAVQNYLDNYVEESREIEWSREEAPGTHEVKLLSAKVKKAGASSSREMIEQGDAVELDFVIEKLTEGEEQVDFTFHFYDEMNNFVFMASSALQNDIPASRKGLLHYKATIPANLLHEGNYSLDKIFIVKNKASLLYRHGSSLNFEVVRRSSGFGWQGAKEGVVKPDIHWSLEQL
- a CDS encoding ABC transporter permease, yielding MKETEENWSLVIGPKRSLWSLDLAELWRYRDLLQMFVRRDVVTVYKQTVLGPIWFFVQPIMTMLVYVVIFGNIAGLPTDDIPQPLFYLSGIIIWNYFSDCFMQTSDTFSLNQDMFGKVYFPRLIMPLSKVVAGLIKFAIQFMLFMAVYVYFFIKEVDLAPNAALALVPVYILLMAALGLGFGLIFTSLTTKYRDLKFLVQFGVQLLMYASPIIYPMSMIDQPLLKKVIYYNPLAQVIEGFKYAFLGRGELSWTGFAYAATFAFVVLFLGVFIFNKTERSFMDTV